The Natrinema pellirubrum DSM 15624 region ATCACCGAACCGGGCGCGTACGCCCTGAAGGTTCGCTGACGCGTGACTCGCGACGACACAGACGACGCGTTCGCCGACGACGACCAGCTGCTGGTCCTGCCCGACGCCTTGCGCCACGAACTCAAAGAGCCGATGGGCCCGATCGAGACCGACGCCGACCGGCTCCTCGAGGGCGTCGACGGCCCCCTGATCGCCGTCGGCGACGTCGTCACCTATCACCTCCTGCAGGCGGGCCGCCGGCCCGACGTGGCCCTCGTCGACGGCCGGACCAAACGTACCGAGGTCGACGCCGAAATCCGCGAGGCGGTCACCGAGGGCGCGAGCATCGAGGTCCGAAACCCCCCCGCCGAACTGGGCGTGCCGGTCGTCCGGGCGCTCCGGCGCGCGCTCTCGACCGGCGACCCGACCACGATTCTGGTCGACGGTGAGGAGGACCTCGTCGCGCTGCCGGCGATCGTCGCCGCGCCCGAGGGCGCAAGCGTCGTCTACGGCCAGCCCGACGAGGGGATGGTCCACGTGACCGTTACCGACGACCACCGCGCCGAGATGCGCGACCTGCTCGAGCGCTTCGAGGGCGACACCGAACGGTTCTGGGAGTTGCTCGAGGGTTGAATCAGCCGTCGTCTCGTTTTCCGAGCGCCCGTTCGAAGACCCGCTGGGCCCGTTCGTAGGCGTCGTCTCTGTGGACGATCGGTGCCGGATAGTCGGGCGCGAGTGCCGCCCGCCGCTCGGCGGGGAGCGTCGGCCACTCCACGATCGCCTCGGCGGGCGCGTCGGCCAGTTCGGGGACGTACTCGCGGACGAACGCCCCGGTGTCGTCGTACTTGGCGGCCTGTGCGACGGGATCGAAGATCCGAACGTCGACCGAGTCGGTCCCCGTCGAAGCGACCCACTGCCAGTTCCCGGGGTTGACCGCGGGATCGTGATCGACTAGCCGCTCCCGGAAGTGGGCCGCGCCGCGTCGCCAGTCTATCAGGAGGTGTTTCGTCAGGAAGCTCGCGACGACCTGTCGCGGCCGGTTGTGGATGTACCCTTCCCGGTCGAGCTGGCGCATTCCGGCGTCGACGAGTGGATACCCCGTCTCGCCGCGTTTCCACGCCCGGAACTCGGCCTCGTCGTTTCGCCACGCGATCTCGTTCGGGAACTGCTTGTAGTTTGCCGTCGCCAGATCGGGAGTGTGGGCGAGCAGGTGGTAGTACAGTTCTCGCCACGTGAGTTCGAACGCGTACTTGTCGACGTTGCGCCGCTCGTCGCCGTCGACGCCGTCCCGGACATCCGTGACGGTTTCCCAGACCTCGCGGATTCCGATCGCACCGGCGGCCAGATACGGTGAGAGCCGTGAGACGGCCTCGAGCGGGCGCTCGACCGCGGCCGCGAGATCGTCCCGGGTGTCGGCGTAGTGCCGCAGTCCGGTGTCGCGGAAGGATGCGAGGCGATCGCGGGCGGCCTCGGTCCCCGCCTCGGGGAGATCGATGTCGCTATCCGCGATCGCGATCGGTTCGTCGGCGGTGACGTCGGCGAGCGCGTCCGGGTCGGGCTCGGGTGCTGGGGCCGGCTTCGGCCGCTCCTGCCAGTCCGCGTGAAACTGACTGTGGGTCGGGTACGACGGTTCGAGCGTTCGCGGATCGACCAAGACCGTATCTACGTGGGTCTCGAGGGGGACCGCGAGCGCGGCATCGACGGCGGCCGTTCGGTCCCGGCGGACCGGGTCGTAGCACTCCGTCGTAACGACGCGGTCGACGTCGTACTCATCGCAGAGATCGGCGAGGACGTCGGGCGCCGCTCCCGATCGCACGAGGAGGTCGCTCTCGAGGTCGCGATACCGCGCTCGGAGCGCCCGGACGGTCCGGTCGACGAACGCGCGTTTGCGCGCACCGAGCCGGTCGGTGACCGCGGGATCGAACACGTAGACGGGGAGGACGGGTCCGTCCGCGGCATCGACCGCGGCGGCCAGTCCCCGATCGTCGGCCGTCCGTCGATCGCGCCGGTGCCAGTACAGAAGCATGGTGGTGCTAGCGACCCGAGGGTGTAATGTCCTCCGCGTGGCGGCCAGAACTTCAGGCTCGGAAACCGTGATTTTCGGTTTATACGGGTTCCCGACAGAGAGGGGAACGAAATGGTCCGTGACGCACTCGACAGGTGTATCGACGCGATCACGACGCACAACCGGATCGTGATCGTCGTATTGTTACTGCTGACCGCCGGCGCGGTCGCCGGGATCGGGAACATCGATACGTCCAATCAGGCCAGCAGCAGCGACGTCGGCGAGACGACGCCCGCACAGAAGGCCGACTACATCGCCGAGAACTACGGCGATCCGGACGACGAGTCGAACGTTTCCGTCGCGCCGGTCTACGTCCGCCACGAGGACGGCAACGCCCTCTCGAAGGCTGCATTGATCGACTCCCTCGAGTACCAGCAAACGGTGCTGGACAACGATTCGGTATCGGCCTCGCTCGCCGACGACGGCGGGGTCACCGGTGTCGCAAACATCGTCGGGGCGCGGGCCGCCGAGGATCCCAACGCGACCCGCGCCGAACAGATCGCCGCCCTCGAGTCGACCGACGACGACGAGTACGCGGCGCTGCTTTCGGAGTCGCTGACGCCC contains the following coding sequences:
- a CDS encoding GTP-dependent dephospho-CoA kinase family protein, with the protein product MTRDDTDDAFADDDQLLVLPDALRHELKEPMGPIETDADRLLEGVDGPLIAVGDVVTYHLLQAGRRPDVALVDGRTKRTEVDAEIREAVTEGASIEVRNPPAELGVPVVRALRRALSTGDPTTILVDGEEDLVALPAIVAAPEGASVVYGQPDEGMVHVTVTDDHRAEMRDLLERFEGDTERFWELLEG
- a CDS encoding cryptochrome/photolyase family protein, with product MLLYWHRRDRRTADDRGLAAAVDAADGPVLPVYVFDPAVTDRLGARKRAFVDRTVRALRARYRDLESDLLVRSGAAPDVLADLCDEYDVDRVVTTECYDPVRRDRTAAVDAALAVPLETHVDTVLVDPRTLEPSYPTHSQFHADWQERPKPAPAPEPDPDALADVTADEPIAIADSDIDLPEAGTEAARDRLASFRDTGLRHYADTRDDLAAAVERPLEAVSRLSPYLAAGAIGIREVWETVTDVRDGVDGDERRNVDKYAFELTWRELYYHLLAHTPDLATANYKQFPNEIAWRNDEAEFRAWKRGETGYPLVDAGMRQLDREGYIHNRPRQVVASFLTKHLLIDWRRGAAHFRERLVDHDPAVNPGNWQWVASTGTDSVDVRIFDPVAQAAKYDDTGAFVREYVPELADAPAEAIVEWPTLPAERRAALAPDYPAPIVHRDDAYERAQRVFERALGKRDDG